Proteins co-encoded in one Arachis hypogaea cultivar Tifrunner chromosome 11, arahy.Tifrunner.gnm2.J5K5, whole genome shotgun sequence genomic window:
- the LOC112722386 gene encoding LIM domain-containing protein WLIM1 — MATFGGTTQKCRACEKKVYWVEQLTADNKVYHKSCFRCHHCKGTLKLSNYCSFEGVLYCKPHFDQLFKMTGSLDKSFEGVPRTARIERSADQVQSNSKVSRLFAGTQEKCVGCKKTVYPIEKVGVDGKCYHKGCFRCSHGGCVISPSNYVAHEHRLYCKHHHTQLFKQKGNFSQFDIHQNGHSNGHGISENDNTNSSYEQ; from the exons ATGGCAACATTTGGAGGCACAACACAGAAGTGCAGAGCATGTGAAAAGAAGGTGTATTGGGTGGAACAGCTCACTGCTGACAACAAGGTCTACCATAAATCTTGCTTCAGATGTCACCATTGCAAGGGTACCCTCAAG CTGAGTAATTATTGTTCATTTGAGGGAGTTCTATACTGCAAGCCTCATTTTGATCAACTTTTTAAGATGACTGGCAGCTTGGACAAAAGTTTTGAAG GAGTTCCAAGAACTGCAAGGATTGAAAGATCTGCTGATCAG GTACAAAGCAATAGCAAGGTTTCAAGATTGTTTGCAGGGACTCAAGAAAAGTGTGTTGGTTGCAAGAAAACAGTATACCCTATTGAAAAG GTGGGTGTTGATGGGAAATGTTACCATAAGGGATGCTTCAGGTGCAGCCATGGAGGGTGTGTAATAAGCCCATCAAATTATGTGGCCCATGAACATCGCCTTTATTGCAAGCACCACCATACTCAGCTCTTCAAGCAAAAGGGTAACTTCAGCCAATTTGACATTCATCAAAATGGCCATAGCAATGGCCACGGGATTTCTGAGAATGATAACACAAATTCTTCTTATGAGCAGTAA